A single region of the Oncorhynchus tshawytscha isolate Ot180627B unplaced genomic scaffold, Otsh_v2.0 Un_scaffold_3409_pilon_pilon, whole genome shotgun sequence genome encodes:
- the LOC112243905 gene encoding H-2 class II histocompatibility antigen, A-Q alpha chain codes for MNLSVAIVVLTAVVCTSAEIPHETVYVQGCLEKTKVEAEAELQVDGEEVVYADFQSGQEVWTLPEFLGPFPSSTVRNFYKNAVKGRRLCQDALALWILEEKFPPEVKDAPESTIYPRAEEVLGVENTLICFANHFYPPPVNVNWTKNGLEVTEGVSLSRYYPNKDGTFHQFSSLSFTPQEGDVYACTVEHTALEDPKTRFWEIHEVSGSSAGPAVFCGVGLTLGLLGVATGTFLYVKGQQFN; via the exons ATGAACCTCTCTGTGGCTATTGTCGTTCTTACTGCGGTCGTCTGCACTTCGGCAGAAA TTCCTCATGAGACCGTCTATGTGCAGGGCTGTCTTGAGAAGACAAAGGTGGAGGCGGAGGCAGAGCTTCAGGTGGATGGGGAGGAAGTGGTATATGCTGACTTCCAGAGTGGACAGGAAGTTTGGACATTGCCTGAGTTCCTGGGGCCATTCCCAAGCTCCACTGTTCGTAACTTCTACAAGAATGCCGTTAAAGGCAGACGATTGTGTCAGGATGCCTTGGCTCTTTGGATATTAGAAGAAAAGTTTCCACCTGAGGTAAAAG atGCCCCTGAGAGCACCATCTACCCCAGGGCTGAGGAGGTGCTGGGGGTGGAGAACACCCTTATCTGCTTTGCCAATCATTTCTACCCCCCGCCTGTCAATGTCAACTGGACCAAGAATGGCCTGGAGGTGACTGAGGGAGTGTCTCTCAGTCGGTACTATCCTAATAAAGATGGAACGTTCCACCAGTTCTCCAGCCTGAGTTTCACTCCACAGGAGGGGGATGTCTATGCCTGCACTGTGGAGCACACAGCCTTGGAGGACCCCAAAACCAGGTTCTGGG AGATACATGAGGTGAGTGGGTCCAGTGCTGGTCCTGCTGTATTCTGTGGAGTGGGCCTGACTCTGGGACTGTTGGGAGTGGCTACCGGAACATTCCTGTACGTCAAAGGACAACAGTTTAACTGA
- the LOC112222681 gene encoding H-2 class II histocompatibility antigen, E-S beta chain-like, with product MSVLNLSSIHLLLLFSSLSGVDGYFGHFEMRCRFSSEEPRDIEFLLQVYGNKKLLGQYNSTTEKCTVYTQWMKNFTETACKGPAFLAARRDEMKKYCSSNVPVVYGYLLDKAVEPYIRLRSVEPFSTRHLAMLVCSAYDFYPKPIRVTWLRDGQEVTSNVTSTEELVNGDWTYQIHSHLEYTPTPGERIACMVEHFSLTEPKLYDWDPSMPGPEKNKMVIGACGLLLGVVFIAAGLIYYRKKCNEGRVLMPTMALPESYGTI from the exons ATGTCTGTGCTGAATCTCTCGTCCATCCACCTAttgcttctcttctcctctctgtctggagTAG ATGGCTATTTTGGACACTTTGAGATGAGGTGTCGGTTCAGCTCCGAGGAGCCCCGTGATATTGAGTTTCTGCTGCAGGTCTACGGCAACAAGAAGTTACTGGGACAATACAACAGCACAACAGAGAAATGTACGGTCTACACACAATGGATGAAGAACTTCACTGAAACGGCCTGCAAAGGCCCTGCTTTTCTGGCCGCGAGGAGAGACGAAATGAAGAAATACTGCAGCAGCAATGTTCCTGTGGTGTATGGGTACTTACTAGATAAGGCAG TTGAGCCCTACATCAGGCTGAGGTCAGTGGAGCCGTTCAGTACCAGACACCTGGCCATGCTCGTGTGCAGCGCCTACGACTTCTACCCCAAACCCATCAGAGTGACGTGGCTGAGGGACGGACAGGAAGTGACCTCAAATGTTACTTCCACAGAGGAGCTGGTCAATGGGGATTGGACCTACCAGATCCACTCGCACCTGGAGTACACACCCACACCTGGAGAGAGAATCGCCTGTATGGTGGAGCACTTCAGCCTCACTGAGCCCAAACTGTATGACTGGg ACCCCTCCATGCCTGGTCCTGAGAAGAATAAGATGGTGATCGGGGCCTGTGGGCTGCTGTTGGGGGTGGTCTTTATAGCAGCTGGACTGATCTACTACAGGAAGAAATGTAATG AAGGACGAGTGTTGATGCCGACCATGGCGCTGCCAGAAAGTTATGGCACCATCTAG